TCTGCCATGAATGTGGACATAAAGTGGAAGAGAGAAGAACTGAAATCATCAGCAGCTGCAACTGCAAATTCCATTGGTGCTGCACTGTGAAATGCGAGCAGTGCAAGCAGGTTGTCACCAAACACTTTTGCTCGAGGAAAGAGAGAAGTAGCGCCCAGTTTAACAATACTAAACGCAGAAACCGTAACCACAGGAGATGAGAAACGAGTCACGAACATTTTAATACTATACATATAAAACGTACTTAATATTCTTGTAAGGGGTTATTTATAATTAATGCTATCGACAGATGGTTTGTGATGTCCTATCCGTTATCTATTCTCTTTCTGTGAAAGCGGTAAGATTTTGACACTGATTGTAAGATTTTGACACTGATTGTAGGTGTTTTCCAATCAAATTATTTCAGCGCACTTTTAGTTTGGCAATTGTAAATTTCACGTAGTTGATggagtttttgttgttgttgtggattTTAGTATTTGCACGACCACAGTTTTCTTCATGTTAAAGTATCTTCACGAAATTCACATAGTTCCACAATGCCAGAATACAATGTTTGGGGGCGAGGGCGGGGGCCGGGGGGGGGTAATTCTGTCGAAAGCTTTCGTTGACTTTAACAGTGTCAAGTAGCATTCGGGAGATTTTAAGTTCTAAAATTCAAATTTTCTCGTTTGACTTTTCTACCAGTGATGACgtcactacaaaaaaaacattgggctTCAAGTATATTTCTAAAGATTTTTCataaaacgaaaacaaaaacGACAATATTATGACTTTGGTTTTACTCAtattttcaaccccccccccccccccccgctgatTAAGAATTATAAATTTTTacacaagaatgttttttttgtttaactatttacttcaaactttatttgaaatattgaaaaaaatttttaaaaagtacatggATATCcattcgttatatatatatatatatatatatatatatatatatatatatatatatatatatatatatatatatgattcttTAAATAACCCTTGAGTTAGAGCTCTGGGAATAGGGCCCGTTGCAGGTGATTTCCGGAAACACTCCTCTTCAACTGCAAGGCGTGCGCTCGTTCTCTTATTGCACGCAAGACTGTACAGCACACCTCCACAAATATCCCACGCTCAATTGAAGTCAAGAGCTTTTGGTGCGGGTGAACATAATGCTTGAACCATTCTTTTGCGCGATGGCGCTTTGGTCAGTGAATAGTTCCCCAATTGCTTCTGCATATATTGTTAACTGCAGTGTATATACAGATAAGCCTATAAAAAGAATACGTGTGTCAATATAACCATGCAGCCTATATCAACACTGCGCGCATTTCAAATGGGAGCACAAATTGTGCACAATACCTTTTAATAATCCAATGAACTAAGCCGTTTTTTGGTTATAAACACATGTATGCATCAGTCCAGCGCATGCGGATAGGACAATATATACACTTACAAAGTGTCTGACTGAGATCCAATCACAGAGGCCTATAAACTGGTTGCAAATAAACCCAGATCAGGTGTTTACATTAGTTACCATTGCTTtaacaaattgattttaaagtttctttaatgCTTTATAAGATCCCTCCAAGAATTGCTAACTCCGTATATTCCAGCGcttttgctgttgtgctcctaGTTTGTGGAACTCTGTTACGGTTGGCATTAGGCAGCTTGAAACAATagattattttaatgaaaacattttttaatgcacttttataatTAGTTGTAACGGGAGTGTATTGTACATACGGTCTCTCTTGGTTTGTTCATGACTTTATAAAGCGCTCTGACTGcagaataaatatttgtaaataagaaAAAATTGCCTCCAGCCACCAGATAATACTCAGATAAGACTCTTCAGGTTTGTGGCGTTTGGATACGTATGTGAGAATCGAAGTGGGTTGGCAAAGCAATGcgtttgtgtattttaaaagggtGAAGTGGTAGCAAAGTGAACATGTATTGGAGTCTTTCTGAAAACCATGTTTTTCAAGTTGCATATTCGAAGGTTGTAGTTGCAAAatgaagttgtatttatttatttaatggttttaattttaaaacaaaccacatGTGTACGCTTATTTTAAAAGCTAAATATAAGCTTATCCAATCTTTTCTATAAAATTATCCCACTCTATCCCTTcgattttttggtttgtttttctacatcatcaaggtatatatatatatatatatatatatatatatatatatatatatatatatatatatatatattatatatttacgtGAATAACCTAGATTGCAATAGTATTTTAGGGAACATAGAACTGTTATCATAGAATGAAAACCAAATTACAAAGGGTTAAAccatattacatacatacaatccTAGATTATCCCTCACAGAAAAAGCGATTCAAAGACATAAAAACAACTAATTGTCACAATGAAGTGTAGATTTTATTCAGCgttagttgtttttaattgtgtaaagATAACTGTAAACAATGCATGACAAATACGTCACCCATTTTTTACATGATCTGTGATACTCCGACAAATTAACTTAATGTAATTAAATTTATCAATTGTTATTAATGCGTCAATTGTTGTACGTAAAACATAACCCCGCTTGGAACTGTTAAGTGGCGGGAGTGCTTTGAAGTGTATTAGGCGTTCCCGTTGCTAAACTCGCCGCCCGTCAACCAATGATCTCGCTCTGGCCATTTTACAACAAAAGGAGAGGCTTTCTGTCACTATGTGAATCATATAAATATCCGAAAAGCCTTCTCACACTCacatttttctcttctctctcttagTATTTGATTCTAATCTGCCCAGGGATTAAGGGATAAAGGAAGAACAGAACGATTTGCTGCCATGGTTTCTTTGCAACTTTTCACTCCACTGGTCCTCTGTGCTTACTGCAACGTCTTCTCAGCATCAGCCTGGTAAGAGCCTGCTCAAGCAGTACATTTACAAGATTCTTTACACGAAACCAAACCCGTATGGAGTGTTTGGAAAATGtgtattatgttgtttttaacacTGTTTCTCCTTCTTCAGGTCAGTAAACAACTTCCTTATGACTGGACCAAAGGTAAaacgtttttttctttctcttttttgttattGCTATGCATCCATACAAGGCTAGCATTAGTATTGCGCGATGTAAACCCCAAGCATTGCAACACAGATCCGCCACAAAGGgaatgagtatactgtacaacTAAAACACGTCCTTAGACGCTTTTTGGTGCAACTTTagtattgtgaaaataaatatgccACTGTTGACTACGTCATACCCTTTGCCAGAAACACGGGTTTGTGTATTGTGCAGATATTAACAGATATTTCGGTGTAAAACATATACATGCCATGCAAACTGTCAACTTTCTGCATAACAAAGACTGTGCGTAATCATGCAGATATCTTATGTGTCGTTCCATTCATGAGTCCTTCCAGGCGTGCTTATGACCAGTAGTGTGCAGGTGGGTGCGCAGAGTGGCGCTCAAAGTATATCTTGTGTTCTTATTGACTTATATTTAAGAAACACTGTGACATTTTAATctaactgtttaaacacagtgtgTAAAAGTTTTTCACGCAGGTTACTGCATTAGGTGTACGTTTCTTTTACTTGTTATGCATGTACGTCATTAATAAGAAAGACGCTTTAATATTAAACGTGTGGCTCCGTTCACGTGTCCTTCCAGGCTTTCTTGGCCTACTCCAGCAGTGTGCAGTTGGGTGCGCAGAGTGGCATTGCGGAATGTAAACACCAGTTTGCTTGGGATCGGTGGAACTGTCCGGAAAGTGCGCTCCAGCTGTCCACTCACAACGGACTAAGAAGTGGTAAGGGTTCTGTTTTCACGTGTAAATGTCTTGTACGATATACCTTATAGCTGGAATCTGattggattttcttttaaattccagCTACAAGAGAAACCTCCTTCGTCCACGCCATCAGTTCCGCTGGTGTGATGTACACTTTAACTAGAAACTGCAGTATGGGGGATTTGGATAACTGTGGCTGTGATGATTCAAGAAATGGGAAAATCGGTAAGTTGCGATGCAAATTATATCATATAGCCTGCCTTCTGTAAGTAGTTCAATGTCCTCAAATGTCACTCCAACTTTGTTACTAGGACACATcactataaaacttttttttttttaaatgataatgtaAGAAAAATGATTTAAGTAGAACAAAAAGAGCAATATATAAAACTTTCCTTCTGTATGTTTAGGCGGTAGAGGCTGGATTTGGGGAGGCTGCAGCGATAACGTGGACTTTGGAGAACGAATTTCTAAGCAATACGTAGATGCGTTGGAAACTGGGCAAGATTCGAGAGCCGCTGTGAACCTACACAACAACGAGGCAGGCAGAATGGTAAGAAtcgttttttttgcaaaactgaaaTCTATTCACTaaattcacatatttcaaacgCGGTTATACTATTGAAGGATAATtcctaaatcctttttttttgtgtttcaggcTGTAAAGGCGACTATGAAGAGAATATGCAAGTGTCATGGGATGTCCGAGAGCTGCAGCGTTCAAACCTGCTGGCTCCAGCTCTCCGAGTTCAGAGAAATCGGGAACTACCTGAAATTGAAGCATGACCATGCTCAGAAACTGGAAATGGACAAGAGAAGAATGCGCGCAGGGAACAGCGCCGACAACAGAGGGGCGATCGCAGAAGCTTTCAGCACCACAGCGCGGACAGAGCTCATCTATTTGGAGGACTCTCCTGATTATTGCGTGAAGAATGCCAGCCTTGGGTTTTTAGGCACCGAGGGCAGGGAGTGTCTACAAAATGGCGACAATCTGTCCCAGTGGGAAAAACGAAGCTGCAGGAGGCTGTGCCACGAATGTGGACTTAAAGTGGAAGAGAGAAGAACTGAAATCATCAGCAGCTGCAACTGCAAATTCCAGTGGTGCTGCACTGTGAACTGCGAGCAGTGCACACAGGTTGTCACCAAGCATTACTGTTcgaggagagagagaagcaatCCGCACAACAAGCGCAGACGTCACCACTAGAGATGAAAACGGAACacgttttttttctccaaattatttaacaaaacgtatatattttgattgttttaatgtCTGATACACGATACTTGTCATCGCCTTATTTATGTGGGATATTTCCCCTCTTTCTGTGAAAGTGGTTAATAAATAGTTAATATGTTTCTAAACTTATTGTAGAGTAGtttgacaatctttttttttctatgaattgATGCACATTGTTGCAGATTAgcattatttttattcagttacACATCAcaattttgttcacaaaaatcaAAGTTGAGTTAAAGGGAAATCATCTCGCTAACCTCTTGGTTTTATAATATTacagcttgttttttgtttgtttgttttgttttgtttttttagttagaATATCAAATCGAATGCCTGGTTCTTGTTCTTGGGCAAAGCTTTTGTAATTTATACttgatgttaaatattttaaaacagacatataTCGCATattgtttacaaaaaatgtaatccgCTGTTTCTCAGAATACAACCCTAGGAAAGTATCATGGGTAATGATTATCAAGTGGCAGTAGTATCCTATAAGTTATTGTTTAATACTACTCCGTATGTTAACAAACCTGACACATTGTCTTGGTCCTAACTCAgtcaaagttattttaaatacgCCGTAAGACATTTAGAGTCACCCAAACATACCACCACAGTATAATAGCAATAAcgacaataataaacagtacataTGTAAATTTGAAGAATCAACTTTAACAATATGAGAGTTTTAATATCTTTAATATCCCCAAGAACATGGTCAGTGATTGCAAAGGAGCCAAAACATAAACCAGATGCAAAAAGGCTTACCTGTTTTAAATGATGCTTGCTCGCTTTGAAAAACAGCTCTTGTAGATGAGTTCACCTGAGTAAATCCCTGGATCTATATGAATCCTCAAAGAGGATACACGAATCACAGTCGGACTTTAAACATCTattggtttttattattaaaaaacactttacacgCAGGTTAACAAAATGAGCAtcacaaaaaatacagcaaaaaatataaaatttgaTTCAAATATTGCtttgctgatttatttttaattcctaaaCATTTGGTTGACAGTGTATTTGACTCCAAGCTCTCTTATCCTGAAAAGAACATGGGAAGTTTATccggtttataaataaaatatttcaaatgcataCGTTTATTTTACCCTTTTGTTATTATGAACGCAGGTCTCTAGAAGACTAGTGGAAACATCCAGTCCCGAGATGACCCGTTCTCTTTGCCGTCTGGTCCTCGTTAAATAACAATAATGGACTTTGTTAACCGAGTACCTTCACCAAACTAAACGGTGTCCAGTTAAAACCTATTCGcgttaaaatgatatatttcccATTACTGAACttgtctttaaaaacaataattaaaaaagataGACCCCGTATAAAATAATGTGTAACCGACCCTGCACATGTTTGTTTGAATTGCTTGTGAATATACTTTAGACGCACAAAACAgttatcaaaataaacattgccgtgtgaaatatataaataataaagtgtgCTTCGAATCTTTACCATACAATGTATGCTGTAATCTTAAATAGTTGATGTGTAATTCTACAGTGTAGAAGACAAATATAACCGTACAAACATAAATCCAATATTGTATATTCGTATTTTGATTACCGCTGATTAGTTTGCACATTACTTGTAGTGTTTTCACACTGCGTTACTAATTCAAGATGCGTATTGCACAATGGAGTGTACATATGATATCCATTAGGCTACATTCGGAACTAGCAATAAACATTATGATGTGTGTTGGAGCTCTGAAATTAACACCCTATTATTAGAGGTGTTGTATTAACACTGTTAAAGTAGACTCATTGAGAAACTAAGACTGAGACTAGTATGTACACTGACAAATGTTATATTGCTTAAATATCATTGTTTCCATAGCTTATCTAAAagttagttgaaaaaaaaaaacatgaggatTAAGCAAAATTGAACTcattaaatgtaattaagtaTTCAAATCGATCATGCATTATGCGCATACACCCCTACTGTatccctcatatatatatatatatatatatatatatatatatatatatatatatatatatatattcgtatgagcttaacatgtaGCCTACAGCACTcggtattcccaggtggtctccccttcaagtactaaccaagcccaacattgctttgcttaagcattgcatggtaagttcgatttgatgAGCTTTTTTCCGTCAGAGActttgcccaggggtcactacaagtagctcttcttgaccccctatCCCTCATAGATAGGGATATATAGGTCTATGAAAGCGCCATTAGTGTAGGTTTCATTCATTGATATATTTAAACTGAATTAAGATACAACGGACAGGATATAGGGCAGATAAAGGCTGTTCAGTAAACACTTAGGGCCCTATTCTGACTTAGTTTTTATAAACCCTCCTACCAGCGCGTAAACCAAGTCAGAATAGGGCGCTTAGCGAGCGACAGTACACGCACAGCGGGTGgttaaatttaatataattaaacatatcgattatgatttttgtgtttttagcgTCGTGATAGTTGTTAAGATACCTCTAAGCGGTGAATGTGCTTTGAAGTGCAGCAGGCGTTTCCTTTGCTTTCTCTCCGTCACCCACTGCTCTTGCACCCGTCGTTTCCTAGGGGAAAGGAAGGTATTCACTCATCTCAAATGTCGATCACAGACATTCCCGAGAAAGCCCTCTCACAGTCATACTCCTCTTGCGTTAGTGTGTGGTTCTGATTAACCCCAGGGATTACAGGATCACGTGAAAACAGAAGGATTTGTAACCATGGTCCCCTTCCAACTTCTCACTTCAGTGGTGCTCTGCGTTCACTGTAGGATCTTCTCAGTAGCGGCATGGTATGCATTTCAGTGGGATTAACAATTCATCTTCAAAATTAAAAGAGCTACTAAAACGCGGGTTGTGTTTGCAGACACTGTTAATAATAGtccttttctgtttcttttcttgtGTTTAGGTCTGTGAACAACTTCCTTATGACTGGACCCAAGGTATATCGTATGTTCTTAATTATTGATGACATTTAAGAAACACAATGACATTTCAACCCAAATGTGTGTATTTCATGCAGGTCACTgtattagatgtttttttttttaacttgactgCTTATACATGTATGCTTTAGTATTAAACGTGTGGCTCCGTTCGTGTGTCCTTCCAGGCTTTCCTGACCTACTCCAGCAGTGTGCAGGTGGGTGCGCAGAGTGGCATTGCAGAATGTAAACACCAGTTTGCTTGGGATCGGTGGAACTGTCCGGAAAGTGCGCTCCAGCTGTCCACTCACAACGGACTAAGAAGCGGTAAAGATTTTCTCTTCCTTGACCGATTTTGTAGTGTACATTACAGAATTAGTGGGTATATTTTCGTAGGTGTTATCAATTGATCCACTGTTTTTTGGGGACTAGTGTTAATGCGTTTAAATTGCCCTATATTTCTTTAGCTGTTAAACCGATTTGAATATGTGTATCTGTACATTGTCTAGGTGTACGCCTCGTTTTCATTTCTGCAACGCACTTTGTTATCTCTCTTTAGATTAGAGCGCTTGAACTAAACTATTTCATACAACTAGATGCACAATGTACTCCAAAAGTCATTCTGAAAGTCCTGCAGCTGCTTTCTGTGCGTAGTTTGAaggatgatgataatgatgattattattattatcattattaataataataataataataataataataataataataataatagttgttgttgttgttactttACTAGTTGTAATACCGTTGCTGTAGTTGTATTCATTGTTTGCATTGATGGTTCTTTTAATTAGCAAAAAACATGGCGGATATAAGCCACCGTTAACCTTTTCACTGATCTCTATTTTGGATAAGGTTTGTTTAGATGAAAACAGTTCTGATTCATTGTCCCTCTACGCCAGGGCAGCGTACTGCAGTAAAAGAACCCCCCAAACAAACGCTATTCACAGCGCAGGGCTTCCATAAGAGcagtgaaaatgtaaatcagaGAAACCAACATTGTTACGCGCTTAAACAATGTCACCCCCACTCTTCTCCTTAAACACTATGACAATATAAATCGTAGCATATGAACCTTATCAGGAGTGCATCTGATTGCGTCCTCTTTTGAATTCCAGCTACAAGAGAAACCTCCTTCGTCCACGCCATCAGTTCAGCTGGTGTGATGTACACTTTAACTAGAAACTGCAGTATGGGGGGCTTGGATAACTGTGGCTGTGATGATTCAAGAAATGGACACATCGGTAAGTCCATACATTATCTTTCCGATCCGCCTGCCCAGTTTAAACACACTAAGTAAGGGTAATCCGTAAACCATGGACTCGACAATGTGAATGTGTCATCGCTCTGTATAATAATTCTATTTCGGGTGcaacttatttacaaaactgaTATGAAtgctgttgctttgtttttgttttaggagGTCGAGGCTGGATTTGGGGAGGCTGCAGTAATAACGTAAAGTTTGgagaacacatttcaaaagaatttGTAGATGCTTTGGAGACAGGTCAAGATGTAAGAGCTGCTATGAACTTACACAACAAGGAAGCTGGCAGAATGGTAACCTTTTGTTCATCACTGTTGAATACAGAAGCTCTGTTCACAGAGCGATTTGTTTCCTCTGAACTTACACTtcaaatatttgtaatgtatgaGTGACCAGCGAAATAGTAGGTCAAAACTCTGCCTCAAGTTTTCCAGTTAATCATAGGATATATCTGAAATATAGTAAACAAGTACTGCACATAtatgaatattttaataataagaaTATCTATTTGATCGTATAAAAACTACAAGGAAACATTACTCTCATGTTTTTAATTGGTCAACTTCTACCGTATATGTCAGCCAAATTAACTGCTTACTCTCAACcaataaggaggctgtgtggtccagcggttaaaaaaagggcttgtaaccatgaGTTCCCCTGGTCAattcccggctcactcactgactcattgtgtgaccctaagcaagtcacttaaccgtacgtctttctggtgagacattattgtaagtgactctgcagctgatgcacagttcacacaccctagtctccgtaagtcgccttggacaatgcgtctgctaaataaacaaataattataataaaactatAAGATTTATTAAAAGACATTTCCTTGTCGGTTTCAGGCTGTAAAAGCGACAATGAAGAGATCTTGTAAGTGCCACGGAATGTCTGGGAGCTGCAGCATTCAAACCTGCTGGCTCCAGCTGTCCGAGTTCAGAGAAATCGGGAACTACCTGAAATTAAAGCACGATCATGCTCAGAAACTGGAAATGGACAAGAGAAGAATGCGCACAGGGAACAGTGCCGACAACAGAGGGGCCATCGCTGAAGCTTTCAGCACCATAGCGCGGACAGAACTCATCTATTTTGAGGAATCCCCAGATTACTGCGTGAAGAATGTGAGCCTCGGGCTACACGGCACTGAGGGCAGGGAGTGTCTACAAAGTGCCAGGAATTTATCCCAGTGGGAAAGACGAAGCTGCAGGAGGCTCTGCCATGAATGTGGACATAAAGTGGAAGAGAGAAGAACTGAAATCATCAGCAGCTGCAACTGCAAATTCCGTTGGTGCTGCACTGTGAAATGCGAGCAGTGCAAGCAGGTTGTCACCAAACGCTTCTGCACTGTGAATAACAGAAATAATGCCCAAGTTAACAACACCAGACGCAAAAAACATAACCACAGGAGATAATAAACAAAGTGCAACACAAGCATTTATATAATATgtacttaataataatagtaatttcaATGTGATGTATTTATAGTTCATGGTACTTACTGGCATATTGTGTATGTTTGCTAAGATGTTTGAAGTGTGTATGTTCGCTAAGATGTTTGAAGTGTGTATGTTCACTAAGATATTGTTTCATTATTCTAAGGGTGTCCGGCTTTGAACCTGGATCAATGAAACGTGTCAATGGCTGTGTCCATGTATGGCATGTTAAACTGGTAACCTGCTGCTCCTTCACTGTTAATCGTATGCCCAAACAAGTAACTGTGAATAACAGCATAACATGAGATGTTTGCATATTCGTCCTTGCATGGGGCTGCTTTTTTAACATCTCCATTTAACTTGAATGGATCTACACAGTAAACGTTCTGCATAACCTGTACC
The Polyodon spathula isolate WHYD16114869_AA chromosome 22, ASM1765450v1, whole genome shotgun sequence genome window above contains:
- the LOC121297531 gene encoding protein Wnt-8a-like; translation: MVSLQLFTPLVLCAYCNVFSASAWSVNNFLMTGPKAFLAYSSSVQLGAQSGIAECKHQFAWDRWNCPESALQLSTHNGLRSATRETSFVHAISSAGVMYTLTRNCSMGDLDNCGCDDSRNGKIGGRGWIWGGCSDNVDFGERISKQYVDALETGQDSRAAVNLHNNEAGRMAVKATMKRICKCHGMSESCSVQTCWLQLSEFREIGNYLKLKHDHAQKLEMDKRRMRAGNSADNRGAIAEAFSTTARTELIYLEDSPDYCVKNASLGFLGTEGRECLQNGDNLSQWEKRSCRRLCHECGLKVEERRTEIISSCNCKFQWCCTVNCEQCTQVVTKHYCSRRERSNPHNKRRRHH
- the LOC121297599 gene encoding protein Wnt-8-like, with amino-acid sequence MVPFQLLTSVVLCVHCRIFSVAAWSVNNFLMTGPKAFLTYSSSVQVGAQSGIAECKHQFAWDRWNCPESALQLSTHNGLRSATRETSFVHAISSAGVMYTLTRNCSMGGLDNCGCDDSRNGHIGGRGWIWGGCSNNVKFGEHISKEFVDALETGQDVRAAMNLHNKEAGRMAVKATMKRSCKCHGMSGSCSIQTCWLQLSEFREIGNYLKLKHDHAQKLEMDKRRMRTGNSADNRGAIAEAFSTIARTELIYFEESPDYCVKNVSLGLHGTEGRECLQSARNLSQWERRSCRRLCHECGHKVEERRTEIISSCNCKFRWCCTVKCEQCKQVVTKRFCTVNNRNNAQVNNTRRKKHNHRR